TTAACTTTGTAGGAATAGAGAGCTGGTGTTGGAACAATAATGTGAAGCCAGATAATAAAACAGCTATATAAGACGTTTTGGGGACAATTGGGGAAATTTGAATATAGACTGAGTACTCGATGATATTGGAATTACTGTTTATTCTTTGAGTATCATACTGTATTATGGTTGTATAGGAAGTTCTCAGGAGATGGATGATGACTTATTTGAGGGATGAAAGGTCATGGTGTCTACAACTTACTTTCAAAATGGTTTAACAAAAACAACGTATATATTGTTTGTTGGAAAGAGGTTGTGGGACATCAATAACAATTGTTGAATGCAAATCAAAGACATAGTTATTCACTGTtagcttttctgtatgtttgaaaattttcaaagtaaaatgatggaggaaaaagaaatagGGTAAGGACCAAGAGTAGCAATGGGACGGTCGACCTGGGAGCCACAGTTTCACAAAGTGAACTAACTCCTTCTCTGCGCTGGGTGTTTACCCTATTTAGGAGAGGACGCTTGCCTAGCTTTGTTTGCTGGAAGCTGGTCCCtctcaagaaaccctggtggcgcagtggttaagcactcagctgcaaaccaaaacatcaatggttcaaacccaccagctgctctgtgggggaaagatttggcagcctgcttccataaatattacagccttggttctgagctcaagtagacacatgagattatgtgggcagctcctgtctagaggtgagatgagaaggcagagggggactggagctggttgaatggacgtggggaatacagggtggagagaaggagtatgctgtcacattgtagggagagcaactagggtcacataacaatgtgtgtataagtttttgtatgagaagctgactggaattgtaaactttcacttaaagcacaataaaaaattaaaaaatattacagcctcggaaaccctatgggacagttctgctctgtcctgtagggtcgctgaattggaatggactcatcGGCAGCAGGATTGGGTCCCTATCAGAGGCCCAGGAGCGCTCATGGGCTGTGCTGGGCCTCTCTCCCCCAGTGTGTAAATATGTTGCTGTGGAGCTGAAGTCCGCCTTTGAGGAAACCGGCAAGACTAAGGAGGTGATCGACACGGGCTATGGCATCCTGGACCGGAAGGCCTCTGGAGTCAAATACACCAAATCGTAAGTGATGGCCACTGGCTGGCTTGGCCTCCTTTGTTCCTGGAACCCTCGGGGGCTTGGCATTCCCTTCTCTCTTCCAGCTGGACAAGCCCTCCATCACAGGGGAGGCAGTGCTAACAGAGACGTGATTTTGCCTACTGGTTCTGCCCCCACCTATTGTGTGACCTTCTTAAATCCCTTGATTTTTCTGGGCCTCACGTTCCTCATCTGTGATTCCCAGACTCTTGGACTTCATGgatcaatggttttttttttcgaTGTTGGTGGCAtagaattgccaactttttattttgcccagtataaatattttttaaattccgaAAAACAACAAAACTTCCATCAGCtataatgaaataatattttaacattaaaattGAATACATCTTCCTTTATTAGAAAATCTAAATACAGGCTCATTTAGCTTTATAAAAAATTCCCctattttcattattttgccTTAGACCCGTTAAAATTTTGTCTCTCTGGTCTGTGTTCCAGCATTTCAGAGCCCCCAGACCAGATGACCTATCTTCCTTCCAGCTCTGACTTCCCGTTGGTGAGATGCGCAGTGTTGGGGCAGCAGGGCTGGAGGGATGGACCACTAAGCCACTGGGGCTAGGAGGGGAGGAACTCAGTTCCTCTTGTGCTGCTGTCTTGGCAGGGACTTACGGTTAATTGAAGTCACAGAAACCATCTGCAAGAGGCTCCTGGACTATAGCCTGCACAAGGA
This is a stretch of genomic DNA from Elephas maximus indicus isolate mEleMax1 chromosome 1, mEleMax1 primary haplotype, whole genome shotgun sequence. It encodes these proteins:
- the CNPY3 gene encoding protein canopy homolog 3 isoform X2: MESSPERASQPGPRCVVLLPLLLLLLLPTPELGPSQAGAEETDWVRLPSKCEVCKYVAVELKSAFEETGKTKEVIDTGYGILDRKASGVKYTKSISEPPDQMTYLPSSSDFPLGLTVN